TCATCTGAACCGGTGCAGCCCATTACGCCAGCCCGTCGCCATGTGGATATTATGAAGATTGAAATATACAAAATTTGCCATGTTGTGGAAACATAATGTGTAAGTGAATTTGCCATACAAACTATATATAAATTTGCCAAGTTATGAATGAATTCGATGAACTTCCTAGAGAATAATGCATAGTTGCCATGTCCATCATTTATTGAATAAAAAACTGATGGCAACTTTATTATAaagtatttttgccatggcaattaacATTACCAATGCATACGGTTCCAGCATCAATTTGGTATGTCACCATGTGGATATTAACATTACCGTCGCCATGTGGATATTAACATTACCAATTTGGTATGCTCTCCACTCTAAAATTTCTCCCTAATATGAAGTAGCCATATCATCTGAATATAAATTGCCATGTGCTATCTGAAGACGGAAAAATTCAGACAACAAAATGCACAGCAAAAAAGAGGATNNNNNNNNNNNNNNNNNNNNNNNNNNNNNNNNNNNNNNNNNNNNNNNNNNNNNNNNNNNNNNNNNNNNNNNNNNNNNNNNNNNNNNNNNNNNNNNNNNNNNNNNNNNNNNNNNNNNNNNNNNNNNNNNNNNNNNNNNNNNNNNNNNNNNNNNNNNNNNNNNNNNNNNNNNNNNNNNNNNNNNNNNNNNNNNNNNNNNNNNNNNNNNNNNNNNNNNNNNNNNNNNNNNNNNNNNNNNNNNNNNNNNNNNNNNNNNNNNNNNNNNNNNNNNNNNNNNNNNNNNNNNNNNNNNNNNNNNNNNNNNNNNNNNNNNNNNNNNNNNNNNNNNNNNNNNNNNNNNNNNNNNNNNNNNNNNNNNNNNNNNNNNNNNNNNNNNNNNNNNNNNNNNNNNNNNNNNNNNNNNNNNNNNNNNNNNNNNNNNNNNNNNNNNNNNNNNNNNNNNNNNNNNNNNNNNNNNNNNNNNNNNNNNNNNNNNNNNNNNNNNNNNNNNNNNNNNNNNNNNNNNNNNNNNNNNNNNNNNNNNNNNNNNNNNNNNNNNNNNNNNNNNNNNNNNNNNNNNNNNNNNNNNNNNNNNNNNNNNNNNNNNNNNNNNNAGGCAAGCCTGCCGAGTAGGGAGGCGGCGATGAGGCAGAGGAAGACACGCCGGGAGCCGGCCTGGCCCTGGGCGATGCCGCAGAAGGCGGAAGCGAGGTCCGCAAAGCCAGAATGGATCGGCGTGGTTGTGAGCCGCCGGCTTCAGGTGGGCGGTGGATGTGGTCGGCCGGCCGAGGAGGCGTGCATCCTTGGTCGCCAAGCCTCGCGGAACGGTGCCGTCGCCTGGGCCGGCGAGACACTCGCCTCCCCTGACATGGGCCGGTGATGGCGCATGGGAGATGGGGTGCGAGCGGCAGGAGGCGCGGGAGACGACGAACATCACCTTGGGAGCGCGTGGGGGGAGGGGTGCAGGCAGGCTCGTAGTGGCCGCATCCAGCAGGGCGAACTTGGTCGCCGACGCCCCCTTCCTCGGTGTTCCAGCCGCGATAGCCGTTGCCGCATCGGGTCCTTCGCGTCGCGCCATTGCCGTCAGCGCAGCACCCGTCGCTGCTGCACCCAACGCCCTCACCGGTGCGAGCAGCTCCCCTGAGGATCAGCCCCCACTCCCGCCGTTGCAATCACTCAGAGTAAAAAGAGGACTGAGAGCAGGGATGAGATGAGTGGGGAGGAGAGAGCGGTGAAAGACGTGGGTGGGGTTCGTTCGGTCGATGGCCTGCTCAGCCCGAACGCTCGACAAAAATGACGTGGCAACCAGAAAAGCTTCAAGATGCGTGCATCTTATCCAACAGGTAAAAACGCATTCGGGCCGAAATCGCAGATTCCGAACGTTCGGCACTTATCTATTCCGAAAAAATAATTCTTTTTGCAACAAAATAGCCGATGCAAAAAATTTCTGCAACAAGACTTATGTTACAGAAGTAATTCCGCAACAAGACCTGTATTTCAATAAGTGAGGCGTGCGCGACTGCTCGATTCAGTTGATCTGACAGCTCGTGACCCGGCTGATCTTTTCAGCCAACGGACGCGTAGCATGCCCCAAttcgcatgtcaaatttatgagtaAATAGCTAAAAAACATCACAATTGCGCGCGTTGTATAAAAAACCACAATTTCGCTAAAGGTTTGTAAAAGAAACATAAATTGGCATGACAAATTTATGAGTAAATAGCTAAAGAAACATCACAATTGCGCATGTTGTATACAAAAACCGCCATTTACTGAAAACATCAATTTTCGGTAATCCGCTTACCGATAACATGTATGCTCATTTGACCACGTTTTGACATGAAatctgacaggtgggtcccactgtaAGGGCTGACTTGGCACCAAAATCTTCACACCATTAGTTTGCCGTTAAGCCAGATAAATGGCCCATCCATCAGCTTTTGATCCTCCCTCTCACGCAGTCAGCCGTAGCTGTCCATTTTACATTGTATAGAAACTGCGTTATTAATTCGGATTAGAGAGAGTAGCATTAATGTtagagaaaagtatatttttcatccttcaattcttgGCGGAGTttagatttggtccctcaactccaaaaccggacaacttgcaccctTAACTTCTCAAACCGAACAAGATTCATCCTTGGTCACGGTTTTGACCGGTTTTTGTGCTGTCACACCCCGGTTTTGACCGTTCCGACTCAAATTTGCCTACCTTTTCCAAGTCCACGTATTGTTTTCAAATTCGGTTACTTTTTTTTAAATACGTGAACCATTTTAAAATGTGTGTACTTTTTTTAAATCGGCGTACTTTTTTCCAAGTTCATGTACTTTTTCAAATATGCATATTTTTTAAAGTTCATTTATTTTTTAAGTTCATTTAATCTTTTAAAATTGATGCACCTTTCATATTCGAGTACATTTTTTCtgaaagagttcatgaatttgaaaattttatgcGAATTTGAAAAAAGTACGCGGATATGGACTTCTTTTGCGCAAAAATATGTGGATTtcaaaaattatttcaacttgaAACAAGTACGTGAATTTCTTACAAAGTTCATGGATTATAAAAGCAACACGGATTTAAAAAAAATGCAGACTTTGGAAAGCATGTGGATTTGAAATAAGTATGCGAATTTCAGAAACAATTCATGGCTTTGAAAAATACTTGGATTTGATAAAATTACACAAACTTGGGAAAATACGGGGATTTGGAAAAAGTACGTAAATGctaaaaaatcatggatttgaaaaaagtacgCGAATTTCAGAGTATTTCGCTGATTTGAAAAAAGGTatgtttatttttaaaaaaaatacacGGTCTTGAAAAAACTACACGGAGTTGAAAAGTGTATGTGAATTTTGAAAAGTTCACGGATATAAAAAAATTACAGGAATATGAATGAACACCGGTCAAAACCGGGGTGAATCAACACCAAAAACCGGTCAAAACCGAGTTCAGGGACGAACCTTGTCCGGTTTCGGTAGTTGAGGGTACAAGTTGTCCGGTTTTGAAGTTGAGGGACTAAATCTAGACTTCACcaagagttgagggacgaaaagtatacttttctcttaATGTTAATACTATCTTGCAGGGCACCCTTACTAAAGAGGCTGTATCTCATCAAGTGTTATTACGTCTCAAAGGAATTATTTGCAAAGGTTATGCGCAAGTTCCCTCTTCTTGAAGAGCTCGAGCTTTCTATGTGGTTTGGTAGCACGGAAATGCTCGAGATCGTCGCTGAAGCCTGCCCACGCCTGAAGCACTTCAGTCTCATAAAAAAAGATCGTTTTTACAAACCTGAAGATGATGGTAATGCTTTCGCGATTGCGAAGATGCACGAGCTACGTTCCTTGTATCTTGATAGCAACAGACTCACCAACAAAGGGCTGACAGTGATCCTTGATGGCTGCCCCCACCAAGAGCACCTTAACGTTTTTGAATGTAAGTATCTCAGGATGGATGATGATCTGCTGGAGAAGTGTTCTCGAGTTAACATGGATGGCCCTCGGTACTCTTTGCCATATCTGCCTTGCAGTTGCTGTTGGAGTCCTGACTATCCGAATCACGAGGATTATGAGGATTACCGCGAGGATTCTTATTACTACCTCGGTGATCACATCGATGATGATGATCTTGCAGAACACGAGAGGCTTCTTGACATCAAGGGCATGCGAAGGTACTTGCCCTAGTGAGAACGGGTTGTTTTGGTTGGAGTTCCCGCATACTGTACTCTTGCCGATGGAATGGTGGTTCGCTGCATCAATTTATTTCCACCACGGCTTTTCTTATCCACCTTTTTTCACCGAAGTTTGATGTCCATTTATTCTTTTCGGAGAAGGGAATACTCAGGCCTCTTCATCATGCGATGCACACAGGCAATTTGATGTCCAGTTTTATTGGAATATATGATTGTTCCCAATAAAAGAAGTGTCAACGATGTGCTTCGTCGTTTTGCTACTGCCAGTTGTGCCATGTGAAGGATACCATCATGAAAATTGTACACGGAGGTTCAAGGTTGCTGGTTCTCAAGTTAAACTTCATTTGGTAGACATGGCGACAATCAGGCATTCGTCCATCCGTCCTTGCTCTTCCCCGTCTGAATCAGTGTGCTTTCTTACTTCCTGTACCTCTGGATAGATTTCTTTTATGATTGAAGCTTTGGTGTTCATGGCCTGATCCCGGGAATGTAACAAAGGCGGATCAATCTCAACGCAGTCCGTCGGTCAAATGCTTGTGCCAAGAACTCCTACTAGATGCTTAAAATAATTTGTGCATCCATGCATGTCAAAACTGTTTCCATGTATACTTTTGTCACATATAATGATGCTGAATGCCATGAATTTATATGCAGCGGAAATTACCACCAACATCTCTTTTTTCTTGATGATTGTGACATTCTTTTTCTTAATGTATTTGTGCATTTAGGAAAGAAGCAAGGAAATAGTATTTGTCTGGGCTGGCTATGTACGAGACATCGAACTGTCTCCCGGGTCCAAAGTTTCCATTTCCAGGTCTGATAGTCTTCAACTGAAAAAAGTAGGGCGAAGAACTAGTAAGAATTGTGCCTGCCATTCAATTCATGACGTGTGCATGATCTTGTGTAAAACAAAATTACCATCAGTATCTATATCACTCCTTGACCCGTCTCTTGAGGAACTGCATTTTGTGATTCATCCATGTCATCAGTGCCATTTCTATCTAAACTAGTTTTGTGTTTTGCCGGACCAGGATAAGAAATCAAACCAAACAAAGAACATTTCTCTGCTCACACTCTTGAATCTTCAAGGAAAACTTCCTACCAGCTTCTCATTTTCATGTAAAGGATCTGTCACATCTTGTACAACCTGCTTGCCTTCAtatttttcttcctctttctcAGTATCCCGAGCATTACCATCACTCAAGCATTTTTTTCCTAAGCAATGTCAGGGTGTGTTCGGTTGTTGCCTAAGCTTGCCTTGCTAAATATTTAGCTGCCAAAAAATAAGGTTATTCTAGCCTTTGTTTTGGGAAACATATCAAGAAAATTGAAGTAGAGAGGGCAAAAGAGCATTGGAATATCGAAAAATCGGCCATGATCTGAATAAAGACCAAGTTTTCttgttttttttcgagagtacgcgaATTTGAGTTACAAGAAGACTACAACTTGTTGCAAAAAACGAGCGTAGTTCACACACCACACCAAGGCTAGTCCGAAGACAGCCACCACCAACAACACAACTACAAAGCAAAAATAGCTTGTCCAAAATCAGAGCAACATCGCCGCGTCTTGACCATCGCCGGTGACCTCCGAAGACAACACCAACTCCGGGTGAACTTCCCTCGTCGACGTACCATCCACCCTTTGATGCCTAAAAGGAGGTGGCAAGTAAATGGAGGAACTTGATCAGTCCACAAAAGGCACTGTCTTGGATTCACCGGCGATGACGTACATTGCGCCACTGAAGATCGTCTTGGACAGCGGCGAGCGCCGGAAGCACCGCAACATAGAACCTCATGACCATGTCTTCAAGCGCAATGCTCCCAACAGAGTAACGACATAGAGGACGTCGCCATCACGCCGATTCGACTCCGAACCTAGGCTTTCGCCCGAAGACCGCTACCAATCCCAGGCGCGAGATATGGAGATGCCGACACACCTTGGCGACGCCTCCAAGGAGAAGAACGACACCCATGGGCACCGTCATCGCTAGCACCGAACACGGGCAGGAATTTCTTCTGGATCGCCGCACACCTTCATCCCTGCCTCTCCAGATTGGGGCCACAGCATCCAAGTTGGCCACTCCGCCGACGCAGCAGCACTTCGCCATCATAGCCGAGAAGTCGGTGTCCCTCCCAAGACCCGCACAGCCAGGAGCACACAACCATACCACCAGCACCTCCACGGCTGAGAACTCGCCGAGCTCCCTCCATGCCCGACCAAGGGATGCCGGACCACACACCAGCCAACTCCCGACAGACGACTGTGTGACGGCCCAACAGCCCAGATCAGACCCATCCGGCCCGCTCCACCACCTCCAGCACCCACGACCACGAAGACCAGGAGGGGCACCACGACGAAGGCGCGAGGGCCGCGACATGCTCGGCCGCCTCAAGCACAGCCTCTCCTGGCCGAGCACCACCACGCCACCACGGtcgaaccgcgccgccgccgccttgaccCGCCAAGTCCTGTGTCGTTGGCTCCAGGAGGGACCACCGCGCCGCGACCAACTCCTCCTGCGAGCCCCAGCCGCACACCTCCACCCCACTGCGAAGCTCTGCCGTGCGCCGTCACTCGAGCTCCAGATCTCGCAGCCAAAAACTCCACAACACCCACCACTGCGAGGGGCGTGCCCGACCAGCGCGAGCGCCAGATCCCGCCATCGTCGGCCGCCAACGGGATTTGCCCACCGACGAGCGCCGACGGCGGTGAgagggggtgagggagagggggcggcggtggcggcgtttAGGGTTCCGCCCGAGCCGCCCCTACGGGGCGACGCGGGGGCGAAAGGTAGGAAGGGGAGAAGTATTCAGTTAGTGAGAGCAGAAGTACCAAGTTTTCTTGTCATGGCCAAAATATTGGTAGGATAGCCCTGCTAGAGTCCGAATATATGTCACATCACTCATCTCAGTATCTCAGGCTGACTTTGAAAAAACAGCCTCGCATGCGACATCtacaagttgtttggttgcctgcatatgcaCTTCCTGCATTAGGGGATTAACTTTGGCACATTGTTTGATTGCCTGCATTAATTGTATCGTCGCATACAACTACATGTTGTTTGGGTGCCTCCATGaggtatgattaagagctagcacttgcacttagcacacagggttaagagctagcagaggaagggggagaagaaatgcagtgtgcgccggaccatggcgactgcggtggatAGTGGCCGTGGTGCCGGACCATGGCGACTATAGTGGATAGTGGCACGGCGAGTGACACCGTCGGTGAACTAGTTGCAGTGCTCGCGCAAAGACAGTGGACAGAGGAGGAGAATGCAATGCTCGTGCCATGGTATTGTTCGTGAAAGGGGAAGGGTGTCGGCGTTGAGAGGGACGAATAGGAGGGCTCTGAGCAGAGgacagaggagctcgacatggcggCATGAGTGCACTAGACTGCTGTTCAAGGAGAGATGAAGCTACGGTCGTCGAAACCCAAAACTTACAACATAGATATCATGCGGAACTGCGAGATTAGGCTgctggtcaaaggaaatttcaaacgaTCGATCGTGTGCGATGAATATGACAAAATTTGTTCAGAATAGCTCCAAACGGGAACACGAAATAAAGAATTTCCGGCCGACGAAACTACCAACCGATCGCCTGAATAGAACCgtagcatcgaggtgcatctttttcgtgtagagcttatctcaaatcgaagcaccgttgtgtacaaagggacaaggaagagaggagattaGAGAGAAGCTTactggaggttgaagaagacctcaGGTAATCACTTCGCATCCCTTCCTTATCCACTCATGCAAGGGCCCGCTCGTTTGCATTTGCCTCGGCCTGTCTCGCAAGAAACTGCCGATCTAAGCATTTCCAGCGAGGCAGGCCCAGAGGTGCTTTAATTTCATGCTATGCAGGCCCAACAGTGTATGCAGCCAACCAAACAGCCTGTTTCCTTCTCGTGCGGGTCTAGTTGGGcctcatgcaggcaaccaaacatgtCCTAGGAGCGACGACCGATATTTACCGGATCTGCCAACACCATCtatgtgacgcccgggtatttaagctacagtgaacctctgctaatgatgccacgtcacctcatttactgttggtaaactcgtgttagttcaaaatgattcaaattcaaatttaaaatataggcaaacaacaaaagttttcaaataataaaactaaaatatTCAGGTTGTGCCAAATAaagcgtaggtaattatggtggagaaaccacacttgtataaaataggtaaatactcaaaatgaatataataatagcaaaacaattagttaaatgattataaaataataaacaattacaaataattttatattaggtgccaagttaattgcggtagtggcataagtattaaaaatattttaggtgcaacttgggtttttcataaacaccgaaattcaataaaacagaaaagaagaaaagaaataaaatagaaaaacaaactaacaaaaaaaaagaaaaagaaaccccccaaacccccgggccaaccgacccagctaGCCANNNNNNNNNNNNNNNNNNNNNNNNNNNNNNNNNNNNNNNNNNNNNNNNNNNNNNNNNNNNNNNNNNNNNNNNNNNNNNNNNNNNNNNNNNNNNNNNNNNNNNNNNNNNNNNNNNNNNNNNNNNNNNNNNNNNNNNNNNNNNNNNNNNNNNNNNNNNNNNNNNNNNNNNNNNNNNNNNNNNNNNNNNNNNNNNNNNNNNNNNNNNNNNNNNNNNNNNNNNNNNNNNNNNNNNNNNNNNNNNNNNNNNNNNNNNNNNNNNNNNNNNNNNNNNNNNNNNNNNNNNNNNNNNNNNNNNNNNNNNNNNNNNNNNNNNNNNNNNNNNNNNNNNNNNNNNNNNNNNNNNNNNNNNNNNNNNNNNNNNNNNNNNNNNNNNNNNNNNNNNNNNNNNNNNNNNNNNNNNNNNNNNNNNNNNNNNNNNNNNNNNNNNNNNNNNNNNNNNNNNNNNNNNNNNNNNNNNNNNNNNNNNNNNNNNNNNNNNNNNNNNNNNNNNNNNNNNNNNNNNNNNNNNNNNNNNNNNNNNNNNNNNNNNNNNNNNNNNNNNNNNNNNNNNNNNNNNNNNNNNNNNNNNNNNNNNNNNNNNNNNNNNNNNNNNNNNNNNNNNNNNNNNNNNNNNNNNNNNNNNNNNNNNNNNNNNNNNNNNNNNNNNNNNNNNNNNNNNNNNNNNNNNNNNNNNNNNNNNNNNNNNNNNNNNNNNNNNNNNNNNNNNNNNNNNNNNNNNNNNNNNNNNNNNNNNNNNNNNNNNNNNNNNNNNNNNNNNNNNNNNNNNNNNNNNNNNNNNNNNNNNNNNNNNNNNNNNNNNNNNNNNNNNNNNNNNNNNNNNNNNNNNNNNNNNNNNNNNNNNNNNNNNNNNNNNNNNNNNNNNNNNNNNNNNNNNNNNNNNNNNNNNNNNNNNNNNNNNNNNNNNNNNNNNNNNNNNNNNNNNNNNNNNNNNNNNNNNNNNNNNNNNNNNNNNNNNNNNNNNNNNNNNNNNNNNNNNNNNNNNNNNNNNNNNNNNNNNNNNNNNNNNNNNNNNNNNNNNNNNNNNNNNNNNNNNNNNNNNNNNNNNNNNNNNNNNNNNNNNNNNNNNNNNNNNNNNNNNNNNNNNNNNNNNNNNNNNNNNNNNNNNNCGCTGGCCGTTGGCCGCGCGCGCCCCACGTCCTGCATCGGCCGCTCGTGCCGCCCCTACCAAGCGGCGCTGGCCCCCAGCGCTCCCGCCCGCGCACCCCCCCCCtgcggccacctccggcgccggtgCCCCGGTGTTTCCCCTCGCCCGTGCCGGTTCGGGCGAGCGCCCCCGACAGCGCCTGTTAAGCCCGCTCCAGTGGCCTATGTGCCACTGGCAACTGGGGCCCCTTGgagtatgacaagtggggcccagcccctggaacatcaaaataataataataaatattaaataaataaatgaataataactaaaataattaaaatattaattaattaatcaagtaattaattaagttaattaatcctgattagattaacctaatcactaattaaactaaacagttaattaagctaactaattaacctaaaccctaattaacctaaatagaggatgacaggtgggcccccctggacccacatgtcaggttgaccaagtcaaccctgttgactgctgatgtcagcatgacatcatgctgatgtcattaatctgttttttgaattaattaaataattaattaaattccagaaattaatgaaatctttagaaaatcatatcttttaatccgtaactcggattaaaatattttcaacatgaaagttgctcagaacgacgagacgaatccggatacgcagtccgttcattcgccacacacccctaacctatcgaactcgcaactttccccctccggctcctctgcccgaaaacgcgaaacaccgggaatactttcccggatgtttccccccttaaccggtaccacctcataccacgttagggcacacctagcaccgctcattgtcacgtcacgcatcgtcgtgtttatgtttgcattgtattcattgtttcttccccctcttatctccggtagactacgagaccgacgctgatgccaccgagtacgactacgtcaccgacgacccctccttgtctgagcaaccaggcaagcccccctttgatcatcagatatcgcctactcttttctctatactgcttgcattagagtagtgtagcatgttactgctttccgttattcctatcctgatgcatagcctgtccttgctactactgttgttaccattacctgctatcctactgcttattataggatgctagtgttccatcagtggccctgcactcttgtccgtctgccatgctatactattgggccgtgatcacttcgggaggtgatcacgggcatatacgatatactttacacagttacattacctgtgatactgttcagagatgggggctgaaggggcaggtggctccatcccggtagaggtgggcctgggttcccgacggcccccgactgttactttgtggcagagcgacagggcaggttgagaccacctaggagacaggtgggcctggccctgttcggcgttcgcggatacttaacacgcttaacgagatcttggtatttgatctgagttggctacgagcttatacgcactaaccatctacgcgggagtagttatgggtatcccgacgtcgtggtatcagccgaagcacttcagacgtcagcgacggagcggcgcgcgccggattggactggaacgcctgctaggctaggtctgcttccggccgccctcgcaacgtgcaggtgtgctatgggcgatgggcccagacccatgtgcgcttaggtttagaccggcgtgctggcctctctgttttgcctaggtggggctgcgacgtgttgatcttccgaggccgggcatgacccaggaaagtgtgtccggccaaatgggatcaagcgtgctgggtaagttggcgcacccctgtagggaagttaatctattcgaatagccgtgatcttcggtaacaggacgacttggagttgtaccttgaccttatgacaactagaaccggatacttaacaaaacacacccttccaagttccacagacaacccggtgatcgcttttccacagggcggcgaggggaggatcgccgggtaggattatgctatgcgatgctactagagatgctacttggagatgctacttggaagacttcaatctattctcttctacagactacaagacggaggctgccagaagcgtagtcttcgataggactagctatccccctcttattctggcattctgcagttcagtccaccgatatggcctccttacacatatacccatgcatatgtagtgtagttccttgcttgcgagtactttggatgagtactcacggttgctttctcccaacttttttcccctttcctttctttctggttgtcgcaaccagatgctggagtccaggagccagacgccaccgtcgacgacgacccctactacaccggaggtgcctactactacgtgcagaccgctgacgacgaccaggagtagttaggaggatcccaggcaggaggcccgcgcctctttcgatctgtatcccagtttgtgctagccttcttaaggcaaacttgtctaacttatgtctgtactcagatattgttgcttccgctgactcgtctatgatcgaacacttgtattcgagccctcgaggcccctggcttgtattatgatgcttgtatgacttattttatttgtagagttgtgttgtgatatcttcccgtgagtccctgatcttgatcgtacacaattgcgtgcatgattagtgtacgattgaatcgggggcgtcacaagttggtatcagagccgactgcctgtaggaatcccccttccaactccttggccgaagtcgagtctagtc
The sequence above is drawn from the Triticum aestivum cultivar Chinese Spring chromosome 7A, IWGSC CS RefSeq v2.1, whole genome shotgun sequence genome and encodes:
- the LOC123152589 gene encoding putative F-box/LRR-repeat protein 23; protein product: MRKKKKNQGTDLRLSQPIKTKLASLTLRIAIPMQPPSLHPPPPAAAARPRGRKGRASRRRDRTWHVTVFNNMPVPWDRDWAELPQDAISCILRKLDQVELLLGGAAAVCRSWRRVARHEPELWRCIDARDLPAVPPFGWQAVRTNLVRAALRLSAGQCEVFAAELFDDDLFLFLGEQAPLLKRLYLIKCYYVSKELFAKVMRKFPLLEELELSMWFGSTEMLEIVAEACPRLKHFSLIKKDRFYKPEDDGNAFAIAKMHELRSLYLDSNRLTNKGLTVILDGCPHQEHLNVFECKYLRMDDDLLEKCSRVNMDGPRYSLPYLPCSCCWSPDYPNHEDYEDYREDSYYYLGDHIDDDDLAEHERLLDIKGMRRYLP